The Mycolicibacterium mageritense genome contains a region encoding:
- a CDS encoding type VII secretion target, whose product MGELRVDPEQLKGAGAQLTSAGSSISALAVEAPLASAGGSVGQLKSADACRSASATLADQKSQMATTVNDYAGGITSAATNYVGRDQASASEIASVHPG is encoded by the coding sequence ATGGGTGAGCTGCGGGTCGACCCGGAACAGCTGAAAGGGGCGGGCGCGCAGCTGACTTCGGCCGGCTCCAGCATCTCGGCGCTGGCCGTTGAGGCACCGCTCGCCTCCGCCGGTGGATCAGTGGGCCAGCTGAAGTCGGCCGACGCATGCCGATCCGCGTCGGCAACCCTCGCCGATCAGAAGTCCCAGATGGCGACGACGGTCAACGATTATGCGGGTGGAATCACCAGCGCCGCTACCAATTACGTGGGCCGCGACCAAGCGTCTGCCAGCGAGATCGCCTCGGTTCACCCGGGCTGA
- the eccD gene encoding type VII secretion integral membrane protein EccD encodes MTATAAATSDTSSVTPGRPATTRVTVLTGKRMTDLVLPAAAPIETYIDETVSVLADLLDDTPKDVLAGFDFTAQGSWVFARPGAPPLKADESLDDAGVVDGSLLTLVSVSRTERYRPLVEDVIDAIAVLDESPVFDRSSLNRFVAVAIPVVALAVTVMALLSWTHSGHGWWWSVALAVIGFGLLGGSMMAEGRYATLDLAESLLIATVPTLAGAAALAIPLPRGVDSLGAPQLAAAGAVVLMLTLATRGGPRKRAEVASFLAVLSIAVTGAAIAYGYGSSSWVPAGAIAFGLIVVTNAAKLTVAVARIALPPIPAPGEVVSNDELLDPVITPEAAEEETSTWQAIIASVPESAARLQERSQLTRQLLVGFLSAGALVLAIGAIAVVVQGHFFVHSMIVAGLVTVICGFRSRLYAERWCAWALLAATVAVPTGVMIRLCLWYPNTAWLILAIYFGLAVVALIIVGASDGVRRMSPVSKRILELLDGAAIAAVIPLLLWIAGVYDLLRNLRLH; translated from the coding sequence TTGACCGCCACCGCCGCCGCCACATCCGATACCTCAAGTGTGACGCCGGGCCGGCCGGCGACCACCCGGGTCACGGTTCTCACCGGTAAGCGGATGACCGATCTGGTGCTGCCGGCTGCCGCGCCGATCGAGACCTACATCGACGAAACCGTGAGCGTGCTCGCGGATCTGCTCGACGACACCCCCAAGGACGTCCTCGCGGGCTTCGACTTCACCGCGCAAGGGTCGTGGGTGTTCGCCCGTCCGGGCGCTCCGCCGCTGAAGGCCGACGAATCACTCGATGACGCCGGTGTGGTCGACGGATCGCTGCTCACCCTGGTGTCGGTCAGCCGCACCGAGCGCTACCGGCCGCTGGTCGAGGACGTGATCGACGCGATCGCGGTGCTCGACGAATCTCCGGTGTTCGACCGCAGCTCGCTGAACCGCTTTGTGGCCGTGGCTATTCCGGTGGTGGCGCTTGCCGTCACGGTGATGGCGCTGCTGTCGTGGACTCATTCCGGCCACGGCTGGTGGTGGTCCGTGGCGCTGGCCGTGATCGGGTTCGGCCTGTTGGGCGGCAGCATGATGGCCGAGGGCCGGTACGCAACCCTCGATCTCGCCGAGAGCCTGCTCATTGCCACCGTGCCGACGTTGGCCGGGGCGGCCGCCCTCGCGATCCCGTTGCCTCGCGGCGTCGACTCACTGGGGGCGCCACAACTCGCGGCTGCCGGCGCGGTCGTCCTGATGCTCACGCTCGCCACCCGTGGTGGCCCGCGCAAGCGGGCCGAAGTGGCGTCGTTCCTGGCGGTTCTCTCGATCGCCGTCACCGGTGCCGCCATCGCCTACGGCTATGGTTCGAGCAGTTGGGTGCCCGCTGGCGCCATCGCGTTCGGCCTGATCGTGGTCACGAATGCCGCGAAACTCACTGTGGCCGTTGCCCGTATCGCCCTGCCCCCGATCCCGGCTCCCGGCGAGGTGGTCTCCAACGACGAGCTGCTGGACCCGGTGATCACGCCGGAAGCTGCCGAAGAGGAGACCTCCACCTGGCAGGCGATCATCGCCTCGGTGCCCGAGTCCGCGGCCCGGCTGCAGGAACGCAGTCAGCTGACGCGTCAGCTGCTGGTCGGTTTCCTGTCGGCGGGAGCACTGGTGCTCGCCATCGGCGCCATCGCCGTCGTGGTGCAAGGACACTTCTTCGTCCACAGCATGATCGTGGCCGGGTTGGTCACGGTCATCTGCGGGTTCCGCTCCCGGCTCTATGCCGAGAGGTGGTGCGCCTGGGCCTTGCTCGCGGCAACCGTGGCTGTACCCACCGGGGTGATGATCCGGTTGTGCCTGTGGTACCCGAACACCGCCTGGCTGATTCTGGCCATCTACTTCGGTCTTGCCGTGGTCGCATTGATCATCGTGGGCGCCAGCGATGGCGTGCGTCGGATGTCGCCGGTGTCCAAGCGCATCCTCGAGCTGCTGGATGGTGCTGCGATCGCGGCGGTCATTCCATTGCTGCTGTGGATCGCCGGCGTGTACGACCTGCTGCGTAATCTGCGGTTGCACTGA
- a CDS encoding MinD/ParA family ATP-binding protein — MSADYDRLFHSSSEPGKPLDDATITVDRDAILKATASPPPMPTGPIGDQPPTDAPSSPMPVTPPPTQSATQGAHRQAEQPTPPPPPQMPPPPPATPQWQQNSMLRAPQQQMPPGAYFDQQQPRTLPGPPQRVAPGPPPSQFQEFDPEISGAWRAGQAIPVPSQPTQSSAASMGNHRAIDALSHVGVKTGVKMPSQRGWRHWLYLMTRINLGLSPDEVYELELHSRIRRNARDSYQIGVFGLKGGVGKTAVTVALGSAMAKIRGDRILAIDADPDGGNLADRAGRQSAATISDLLADQELSRYNDIRAYTSMNAANLEVLSSEEYSGAPREFNDDDWKGATSIVSRYYNLVLADCGAGLFQKASRGVLSTVSGMVIVASASIDGARQAAITMDWLRQNGYQDLLGRSCVVINHVNPGKPNVDVEDLVQQFERHVPPGRVIVLPWDKHIAAGTEIQLDLLSDTFQRRITELAAALSDDFDRLERR, encoded by the coding sequence ATGTCGGCCGACTATGACCGGCTCTTCCACTCGTCGTCCGAACCGGGCAAACCGCTTGACGACGCGACCATCACCGTGGACAGAGATGCCATTCTGAAGGCCACCGCCTCGCCGCCGCCCATGCCGACAGGGCCGATTGGGGATCAGCCGCCTACCGACGCTCCGTCGTCGCCCATGCCGGTGACGCCGCCGCCTACGCAGTCCGCCACCCAGGGCGCGCACCGTCAGGCCGAGCAACCCACCCCACCGCCTCCGCCGCAGATGCCGCCGCCACCGCCGGCCACGCCGCAGTGGCAGCAGAATTCCATGCTGCGGGCGCCGCAGCAGCAGATGCCGCCTGGCGCGTACTTCGATCAGCAGCAGCCCCGCACGCTGCCCGGGCCGCCTCAGCGCGTCGCGCCCGGTCCGCCGCCGTCGCAGTTCCAGGAGTTCGATCCCGAGATCAGCGGGGCGTGGCGCGCGGGCCAGGCGATCCCGGTGCCCAGCCAGCCGACGCAGTCGTCCGCGGCGAGCATGGGCAACCACCGCGCCATCGATGCGCTCTCGCACGTCGGGGTGAAGACCGGTGTGAAGATGCCGTCGCAGCGCGGCTGGCGGCATTGGCTGTACTTGATGACCCGCATCAACCTGGGTCTGTCGCCGGACGAGGTGTACGAACTCGAACTGCACAGCCGTATCCGCCGCAACGCACGCGACTCGTACCAGATCGGTGTTTTCGGGCTCAAGGGCGGCGTCGGCAAGACCGCTGTCACCGTGGCGCTGGGATCTGCGATGGCCAAGATCCGCGGTGACCGCATTCTGGCGATCGATGCCGATCCCGACGGTGGCAACCTCGCCGACCGCGCAGGGCGGCAGTCGGCGGCCACCATCTCCGATCTGCTCGCCGACCAGGAATTGTCGCGCTACAACGACATTCGCGCGTACACCAGCATGAACGCCGCCAACCTCGAGGTGTTGTCCTCCGAGGAGTACAGCGGTGCCCCGCGCGAATTCAACGATGACGACTGGAAGGGCGCGACCTCGATCGTGTCCAGGTACTACAACCTGGTGCTGGCCGACTGCGGCGCCGGGTTGTTCCAAAAGGCTTCCCGCGGTGTGCTTTCCACCGTGTCGGGCATGGTGATCGTCGCCAGCGCCTCCATCGACGGTGCCCGGCAGGCCGCCATCACCATGGACTGGTTGCGCCAGAACGGCTACCAGGATCTGCTCGGCCGGTCCTGCGTGGTGATCAACCACGTCAACCCCGGCAAACCCAACGTCGACGTCGAGGATCTGGTGCAGCAGTTCGAGCGCCACGTCCCGCCCGGCCGCGTGATCGTGTTGCCGTGGGACAAGCACATCGCCGCGGGCACCGAGATCCAGCTCGACCTGCTGAGCGACACGTTCCAGCGCCGCATCACCGAGCTGGCCGCCGCGCTGTCCGACGACTTCGACAGGCTCGAACGCCGTTGA
- a CDS encoding WXG100 family type VII secretion target — protein MTEQVWNFGQIEAGVSEIQGNVGQTNGLLDEGKGSLAALAAVWGGGGSEAYQAVQTRWDNTSAELNAALQNLAQTISEASSTMAQTEAGVQGMFA, from the coding sequence ATGACCGAACAGGTATGGAATTTCGGCCAGATCGAGGCCGGCGTCAGCGAGATCCAGGGCAACGTCGGACAGACCAACGGCCTGCTCGACGAGGGCAAGGGCTCGCTCGCCGCGCTCGCCGCGGTGTGGGGCGGCGGTGGCTCGGAGGCCTACCAGGCCGTTCAGACGCGCTGGGACAACACCTCTGCCGAGCTGAACGCCGCACTGCAGAACCTCGCGCAGACCATCAGCGAGGCCAGCTCGACCATGGCGCAGACCGAGGCCGGCGTCCAGGGCATGTTCGCCTAG
- a CDS encoding WXG100 family type VII secretion target: MNTDVAVLAKEAANFERISGELKGVISQVESTGGQLATSLRGAAGDATQAALLRFHEAAQKQIQELDDISANIHQSGAQYTSTDDDQAASLSSQMNL; encoded by the coding sequence ATGAATACTGATGTTGCCGTCCTCGCCAAGGAGGCCGCCAACTTCGAGCGCATCTCGGGTGAGCTCAAGGGTGTGATCAGCCAGGTCGAGTCCACCGGTGGTCAGCTGGCCACGTCTCTGCGCGGTGCTGCCGGCGATGCCACGCAGGCCGCGCTGCTGCGCTTCCACGAGGCCGCGCAGAAGCAGATCCAGGAGCTCGACGACATCTCGGCCAACATCCACCAGTCGGGTGCGCAGTACACCTCGACCGATGACGACCAGGCCGCATCGCTGTCGTCGCAGATGAACCTCTGA
- a CDS encoding PPE family protein — MVALPPGLPTWEAFPPEVNTGRLMVGAGPAPMLQAAAGWEAMAILLETQADELAGALANLTAVWSGAASERAVQATMPMVVWLRTTAAQAQKRALQASAQASAYSVALATTPPIPEIEENHVTNAVLNATNFLGINTVPIALNETDYLVRMWQQAAGAMHAYQAETAANLLFEPIFPMTPIVIPGVGESTAAAALAQTAPRVAEGALRNLIIEQVSATATIETLGLHAGRAAAQINHAEQRAVGAVQKGENAAQQGQQQQQQQPAQQALQQGMQFATQMGSQAAQLPQQFAQMIQSPMQQITQPLQQVTQMVSQFTSMGGNDKGIQMGLLNASPFSNHPLAGGTGPSSGSGLVRAASLPGLGGTSPRTPVLSNLLGITGEAKAPVPGSAMGGAGPTAPVSGGGMGSMGHAGKKDKGEAESKEGLTAPTPLTYNDAEDDDDDW; from the coding sequence ATGGTCGCGTTACCGCCTGGTTTGCCGACGTGGGAGGCGTTCCCTCCTGAGGTGAACACCGGACGGCTGATGGTCGGTGCCGGTCCGGCGCCGATGCTTCAGGCGGCGGCCGGCTGGGAGGCCATGGCGATCCTGCTGGAGACGCAGGCCGACGAGTTGGCGGGTGCGCTGGCCAACCTGACGGCGGTGTGGAGCGGGGCGGCCAGCGAGCGTGCCGTCCAGGCGACCATGCCGATGGTGGTGTGGTTGCGCACCACGGCTGCTCAGGCCCAGAAGCGGGCCCTGCAGGCGTCGGCGCAGGCGAGCGCATATTCGGTCGCATTGGCGACGACTCCGCCCATTCCGGAGATCGAAGAGAACCACGTCACCAATGCTGTCCTGAACGCGACCAACTTCCTCGGCATCAACACCGTGCCCATCGCGCTCAACGAGACCGATTATCTCGTTCGCATGTGGCAGCAGGCCGCTGGGGCGATGCACGCCTATCAGGCCGAAACCGCCGCGAACCTGCTGTTCGAGCCCATCTTCCCGATGACGCCGATCGTGATTCCGGGGGTCGGGGAGTCGACGGCTGCCGCCGCATTGGCGCAGACCGCCCCGCGCGTGGCCGAGGGCGCACTCCGCAACCTGATCATCGAGCAGGTCAGCGCCACCGCGACCATCGAGACCCTCGGCCTGCACGCCGGCCGTGCGGCAGCCCAGATCAACCACGCCGAACAGCGCGCGGTCGGCGCGGTGCAGAAGGGGGAGAACGCCGCGCAGCAGGGGCAGCAGCAACAGCAGCAGCAACCCGCGCAGCAAGCCCTGCAACAGGGCATGCAGTTCGCCACCCAGATGGGGTCGCAGGCGGCGCAACTTCCGCAGCAGTTCGCGCAGATGATCCAGAGCCCGATGCAGCAGATCACTCAGCCGCTGCAGCAGGTGACCCAGATGGTCAGCCAGTTCACCAGCATGGGTGGCAACGACAAGGGCATCCAGATGGGGTTGTTGAACGCAAGCCCGTTCTCGAACCATCCGCTGGCCGGCGGGACCGGGCCCAGCTCGGGTTCAGGCCTGGTGCGCGCCGCGTCGCTGCCGGGCCTCGGCGGTACCTCGCCGCGCACGCCTGTGCTGTCGAACCTGCTCGGTATCACCGGTGAGGCCAAGGCACCGGTCCCGGGTAGTGCGATGGGCGGGGCGGGCCCCACGGCGCCGGTGAGCGGCGGCGGCATGGGATCGATGGGTCACGCGGGCAAGAAGGACAAGGGCGAGGCGGAGTCCAAGGAAGGGCTCACGGCGCCGACGCCCTTGACCTACAACGACGCTGAGGATGATGACGACGACTGGTGA
- a CDS encoding PE family protein has translation MQPLMHNPGAEAIAAQVIANAARGLAGGTTASAAVTALFPAGADEVSAAAAMSFASEGVEALAANSFAQEELTRAGASFAEIAGIYNAVDAAQATTL, from the coding sequence ATGCAACCGTTGATGCACAATCCGGGCGCCGAGGCCATCGCCGCGCAGGTCATCGCAAACGCGGCTCGAGGTCTCGCGGGTGGCACCACTGCCAGCGCCGCGGTGACTGCACTGTTCCCCGCAGGCGCCGACGAGGTCTCGGCTGCTGCCGCGATGTCCTTTGCGTCCGAGGGCGTCGAGGCGCTCGCGGCGAACTCGTTTGCGCAGGAAGAACTGACGCGCGCTGGTGCATCGTTCGCGGAGATCGCCGGCATCTACAACGCCGTCGATGCCGCCCAGGCCACCACGCTGTAG
- the eccCb gene encoding type VII secretion protein EccCb has product MSAEAEPRVLREVVLGQLATKESRAYKMWLPPLTDPTPVNELVERDHQRRPLRFGLGIMDEPRRHRQEVWGVDVSAAGGNIAVGGAPQTGKSTFLQTLMLSAGATHSPREVQFYCVDLGGGGLMYLEDLPHVGGVATRAEPDRVNRVVAEVKAVLRAREHVFKQYRVGSIAAYREMRQDPNNPAAQDPFGDVFLVIDGWPAFVAEFPDLEPVVQDLAGQGLAFGVHVIISTPRWTELKSRVRDYLGTKVEFRLGDVNETQIDRITREIPANRPGRAVSLEKHHLMMGVPRLDGVHSADNIVGAISDAVQQISARYTEQAPQVRVLPDRIHLDQLDPNPPGPDSDYRTRWTVPVGVRESDLTVAYNHMNVTPHLLIFGAPKSGKTRIAHAVAQAICRRNSPQQVRFMLADYRSGLLDAVPDSHLLDAGAINRNHGALEESIKALAFNLQKRLPPPDLTTAQLRARSWWSGPDVVLLVDDWHMIVAASGMVPPMAPLAPLLPAAADIGLHIIVTCQMSQAHKSTMDRFVGAAYGAGSPTLFLSGEKNDFPSREITVKKRPPGQAFFVTPDGKEVIQAAYIDPPEEEVFAPPVQGG; this is encoded by the coding sequence ATGAGTGCCGAAGCCGAACCGAGGGTGTTGCGTGAGGTCGTGCTCGGGCAGCTGGCCACCAAGGAATCCCGCGCGTACAAGATGTGGCTGCCGCCGCTGACCGATCCGACGCCGGTCAACGAGCTCGTCGAACGTGACCATCAGCGCCGCCCGCTGCGCTTCGGGCTCGGCATCATGGACGAGCCGCGGCGCCATCGTCAGGAGGTCTGGGGCGTCGATGTGTCCGCGGCGGGCGGCAACATCGCCGTCGGCGGTGCCCCGCAGACGGGGAAGTCGACGTTCCTGCAGACGCTGATGCTCTCGGCCGGGGCCACGCACTCACCGCGAGAGGTGCAGTTCTACTGCGTCGATCTCGGCGGTGGCGGCTTGATGTACCTGGAGGATCTGCCGCACGTCGGCGGTGTGGCCACCCGTGCCGAGCCGGACCGGGTCAACCGCGTCGTGGCCGAGGTCAAGGCCGTGCTGCGCGCGCGTGAGCATGTGTTCAAGCAATACCGCGTCGGCTCGATCGCCGCGTACCGCGAGATGCGTCAGGATCCGAACAACCCTGCGGCGCAGGATCCGTTCGGTGACGTGTTCCTGGTGATCGACGGCTGGCCAGCGTTCGTGGCCGAGTTCCCGGACCTCGAACCCGTCGTGCAGGATCTCGCCGGTCAGGGCCTGGCCTTCGGCGTGCACGTCATCATCTCGACGCCGCGGTGGACGGAGCTCAAGTCCCGCGTGCGTGACTACCTGGGCACCAAGGTCGAATTCCGGCTCGGTGACGTGAACGAGACCCAGATCGACCGGATCACGCGCGAGATCCCGGCCAACCGGCCGGGGCGTGCGGTGTCCTTGGAGAAGCACCATCTGATGATGGGCGTGCCGCGGCTCGACGGCGTCCACAGTGCCGACAACATCGTGGGCGCCATCTCGGATGCCGTGCAACAGATTTCGGCCCGCTACACCGAGCAGGCGCCCCAGGTGCGGGTGCTGCCGGACCGCATCCACCTCGATCAGCTCGATCCCAACCCGCCGGGGCCCGACTCGGACTACCGGACCAGGTGGACGGTTCCGGTCGGCGTGCGCGAGTCGGATCTCACGGTCGCGTACAACCACATGAACGTGACGCCGCACCTGCTGATCTTCGGGGCACCCAAGTCCGGCAAGACCCGGATCGCGCACGCCGTCGCCCAGGCGATCTGCCGGCGCAACAGCCCCCAGCAGGTGCGGTTCATGCTCGCCGACTACCGGTCCGGCCTGCTCGACGCGGTGCCGGACAGCCACCTGCTCGACGCGGGCGCCATCAACCGCAACCACGGGGCGCTCGAGGAGTCCATCAAGGCGCTGGCATTCAACCTGCAGAAGCGGTTGCCGCCGCCCGATCTGACCACTGCGCAGTTGCGGGCCCGGTCGTGGTGGAGCGGTCCCGATGTCGTGCTGTTGGTGGATGACTGGCACATGATCGTGGCGGCGTCGGGCATGGTGCCGCCGATGGCCCCGCTGGCGCCGTTGCTGCCGGCGGCCGCGGACATCGGCCTGCACATCATCGTGACGTGTCAGATGAGTCAGGCACACAAATCGACCATGGACAGGTTCGTCGGCGCCGCGTACGGCGCCGGATCGCCCACGCTGTTCTTGTCGGGCGAGAAGAACGACTTCCCGTCGCGCGAGATCACGGTCAAGAAAAGACCGCCTGGTCAGGCGTTCTTCGTTACCCCGGATGGAAAGGAAGTCATCCAGGCGGCATACATCGATCCGCCGGAAGAAGAAGTGTTCGCACCACCTGTTCAGGGCGGTTAG
- the eccCa gene encoding type VII secretion protein EccCa translates to MTTRKFTPNIKKGPRLTPGEINVAPPDDLGIEIPPSGIQKAMPYVMGGCMLGMIAIMIFTGVRQLSPYMLMMPLMMVMGTVGFMASGGPGGKRVPEINADRKEYLRYLAGLRTRVTSSATAQVAYFSYHAPHPDDLLSIVGTSRQWSRQMNSNADFFAATRIGIGAEQAVDRLLKPNTSGELAGPQGAPQAHLEPVSHMWVTKFLRTHGLVNDCPKLVQLRTFPTVAVGGDEARAAGLLTAMVCHLATFHPPDLLQIRVLTEDPEDPNWSWLKWLPHVQHQTDTDAAGPTRLIYTRPDGLSDLTARGPHTPDAAPGGPYVVVVDLTGGKAGFPPDGRAGVTVLTLGNHRASAYKLQVKADGTAEDKLPGMRWREVTRVADRMTPVEANRLARKLAGWSITGTIIDKNVRVQKKVSTEWHTLVGAKSIEEITPARWRMFADTDRDRLKIPFGHELKTGEIMSLDIKEGAEFGAGPHGMLIGTTGSGKSEFLRTLILSLVASHHPDQINLLLTDFKGGSTFLGMEKLPHTAAVVTNMEEEAELVSRMGEVLTGELDRRQSILRQAGMQVGAAGALSGVAEYEKHRERGADLPPLPTLFVVVDEFAELLQNHPDFIQLFDRICRVGRSLRVHLLLATQSLNTGGVRIDKLEPNLTYRIALRTTSSAESKAVIGTPEAQYITNKESGVGFLRVGMEDPVKFRTVYTGGNYVPAAVESTNGEAKPRAQRREKLRIHQFTAAPILDATPVTR, encoded by the coding sequence ATGACGACGCGGAAGTTCACCCCGAACATCAAGAAGGGCCCGCGGCTGACGCCGGGTGAGATCAACGTGGCCCCGCCCGACGACCTCGGGATCGAGATCCCGCCGTCGGGAATCCAGAAGGCGATGCCCTATGTGATGGGCGGCTGCATGCTCGGCATGATCGCGATCATGATCTTCACGGGCGTCCGGCAACTGTCCCCGTACATGCTGATGATGCCGTTGATGATGGTCATGGGCACCGTCGGTTTCATGGCCAGCGGCGGGCCCGGCGGCAAACGGGTTCCCGAGATCAACGCCGACCGTAAGGAATACCTGCGCTACCTGGCCGGCCTGCGCACCCGCGTGACGTCGTCGGCGACCGCACAGGTGGCGTACTTCAGCTATCACGCGCCGCATCCCGACGATCTGTTGTCGATCGTCGGCACCAGCAGGCAGTGGTCGCGCCAGATGAACTCCAACGCAGACTTTTTCGCGGCAACCCGCATCGGCATCGGTGCCGAGCAGGCCGTCGACCGGCTGCTCAAGCCCAACACCAGCGGCGAGCTCGCGGGTCCGCAGGGCGCGCCCCAGGCGCACCTGGAGCCGGTCAGCCACATGTGGGTGACCAAGTTCCTGCGTACCCACGGCCTGGTCAACGATTGCCCCAAACTCGTTCAGCTGCGCACCTTTCCGACTGTCGCGGTGGGTGGCGACGAGGCGCGCGCCGCGGGGCTGCTGACCGCGATGGTGTGTCACCTCGCGACGTTCCACCCGCCGGACCTGCTGCAGATCCGGGTGCTGACCGAGGATCCCGAGGATCCCAACTGGTCGTGGCTCAAGTGGTTGCCGCATGTGCAGCACCAGACCGATACCGACGCCGCGGGCCCGACGCGTTTGATCTACACGCGGCCGGACGGCCTGAGCGACCTGACCGCACGCGGTCCGCACACACCCGACGCCGCGCCGGGCGGGCCGTACGTCGTCGTGGTCGACCTCACGGGCGGCAAGGCGGGATTCCCGCCCGACGGACGGGCCGGTGTCACGGTGCTCACGCTGGGCAACCATCGCGCCTCGGCTTACAAGCTGCAGGTCAAGGCCGACGGGACGGCCGAGGACAAGCTTCCCGGCATGCGGTGGCGCGAGGTGACCCGCGTGGCGGACCGCATGACGCCGGTCGAGGCCAACCGTCTCGCCCGCAAGCTGGCCGGCTGGTCCATCACCGGCACCATCATCGACAAGAACGTGCGGGTGCAGAAGAAGGTCTCCACCGAGTGGCACACCCTGGTCGGGGCCAAGTCGATCGAGGAGATCACCCCGGCGCGCTGGCGGATGTTCGCCGACACCGACCGCGACCGGCTCAAGATCCCGTTCGGTCACGAGCTCAAGACCGGCGAGATCATGTCGCTCGACATCAAGGAGGGCGCGGAGTTCGGTGCCGGTCCGCACGGCATGCTGATCGGCACCACGGGCTCGGGCAAGTCGGAATTCCTTCGGACCCTGATCCTTTCGCTCGTGGCCAGCCACCATCCCGACCAGATCAACCTGCTGCTGACCGACTTCAAGGGCGGGTCGACGTTCCTCGGCATGGAGAAGCTGCCGCACACCGCGGCCGTCGTCACCAACATGGAAGAGGAAGCCGAACTGGTGAGCCGCATGGGCGAGGTGCTCACGGGCGAGCTCGACCGGCGCCAGTCGATCTTGCGGCAGGCCGGCATGCAGGTGGGCGCGGCGGGCGCGCTGTCCGGTGTCGCGGAGTACGAGAAGCACCGCGAGCGCGGCGCGGACCTGCCCCCGTTGCCGACGCTGTTCGTGGTGGTCGACGAGTTCGCCGAGCTGCTGCAGAACCACCCCGACTTCATCCAGCTGTTCGACCGGATCTGCCGCGTGGGCCGGTCGCTGCGCGTGCACCTGCTGCTGGCAACCCAGTCGCTGAACACCGGCGGAGTCCGCATCGACAAGCTCGAGCCGAACCTGACCTACCGAATCGCTTTGCGTACCACCAGTTCTGCCGAGTCCAAGGCCGTGATCGGCACGCCGGAGGCACAGTACATCACCAACAAGGAAAGTGGTGTCGGCTTTCTGCGGGTGGGTATGGAGGATCCGGTCAAGTTCCGCACGGTCTACACCGGTGGCAACTATGTGCCCGCCGCTGTCGAGAGCACCAACGGCGAGGCCAAGCCGCGCGCGCAACGTCGCGAGAAGCTGCGGATACATCAGTTCACCGCGGCCCCGATCCTCGACGCGACGCCGGTGACCCGATGA